A genomic window from Candidatus Binatia bacterium includes:
- a CDS encoding sodium:solute symporter family protein, producing MGRRLSLPSFVMTLVSTWYGGVLGVGEYSYRYGLSNWLVFGAPYYVGAALFALFIARRARASRLYSVPDQLESAYGRVAALIGAVVIQFLSSPAPYVLMVGILAQLIFGGPLWVAIVGGTALSTAYSLRGGLRSVVRADNLQFILMYAGFLVALPLLVARYGGLGFLTSHLPHTHFVWHGGNAPQYVFVWYLIALQTLVEPTFYQRAFAAQDEKTAVRGVWISIGFWILFDFLTTFTGMYARALMPHLADPVSSYPELAIRFLPPVIRGLFYLGLFATVMSTVDGYTFIGGVNFGRDLVWRWRRERDESRVNGYVQIGFVITAAVSIALALFFRSAVDLWHDVGSVGVSALLVPLVTSYRAGWRTRPAFAVASMTVGGAVAFAWLLAARLGGGAYPLGIEPIYPGLLASAVLWAGGRIGQG from the coding sequence ATGGGACGCCGTCTTTCCCTGCCGTCGTTCGTCATGACGCTGGTCTCGACCTGGTACGGGGGCGTGCTCGGGGTGGGGGAGTACTCCTACCGCTACGGCCTCTCCAACTGGCTCGTGTTCGGGGCGCCCTACTACGTCGGCGCGGCGCTGTTCGCGCTGTTCATCGCGCGCCGCGCCCGGGCCTCGCGGCTCTACTCGGTTCCGGACCAGCTCGAGTCCGCCTACGGGCGGGTCGCCGCCCTGATCGGCGCCGTGGTGATCCAGTTCCTTTCGTCGCCGGCGCCGTACGTGCTGATGGTCGGGATCCTGGCCCAGCTCATCTTCGGCGGGCCGCTCTGGGTCGCCATCGTCGGTGGCACCGCGCTCTCCACGGCCTATTCGCTCCGGGGCGGGCTCCGCTCCGTGGTGCGGGCCGACAACCTCCAGTTCATCCTCATGTACGCGGGGTTCCTGGTGGCGCTGCCGCTCCTGGTCGCGCGCTACGGCGGGCTCGGGTTCCTGACCTCGCATCTCCCGCACACGCACTTCGTCTGGCATGGAGGGAACGCGCCGCAGTACGTCTTCGTCTGGTACTTGATCGCGCTGCAGACGCTGGTCGAGCCGACCTTCTACCAGCGCGCGTTCGCGGCGCAGGACGAGAAGACCGCGGTGCGCGGCGTCTGGATCTCGATCGGATTCTGGATCCTCTTCGACTTCCTCACGACCTTCACCGGCATGTACGCCCGGGCGCTGATGCCGCATCTGGCCGATCCGGTCTCGTCCTATCCCGAGCTGGCGATCCGCTTCCTCCCTCCCGTGATCCGCGGCCTGTTCTACCTCGGACTGTTCGCGACGGTGATGTCCACCGTGGACGGCTACACGTTCATCGGCGGCGTGAACTTCGGGCGCGACCTGGTCTGGCGCTGGCGGCGGGAGCGCGACGAGTCGCGCGTGAACGGGTACGTGCAGATCGGATTCGTGATCACGGCGGCGGTGTCGATCGCGCTGGCCCTCTTCTTCCGCTCCGCCGTGGACCTGTGGCACGACGTCGGCTCGGTGGGGGTCTCGGCGCTGCTCGTTCCGCTGGTCACGTCGTACCGGGCCGGCTGGCGCACGCGGCCGGCGTTCGCCGTGGCCTCGATGACCGTGGGCGGAGCGGTGGCGTTCGCCTGGCTTCTCGCG